agAAGGCCGTAATTTGCACGTCTTATTTGAAGAGTTTCTTGTTTGCGCATAATAATTTTCAGCGCCGACTTTCCTGTTAATTAGCAATCAAACTTAgcattatcaattaattacatttgaaACAAGatctaaaatattcattttttttttatttgaatacaCCCTTACGATTCTAcacattgcaaaaaatttaacaataacaatttaatttaattttctcataagacataattaagaaaaatgcgTTGATTGAATTCACGAATAAATAGATAgttgctttctctctctctctctctctctctctctctctctctctctctctaaaatcAAACAGTAACTTTTAATCATCTAATTTAAGAAATGCATGCAGCAGATTCTAATGAGCTTATCGCTTGTCAAGCATGCTAAATCACGTTATTCTCGTTATCAGATAGAATCGCGAGTAGACGTCTTCGGGAAATACAACGCGCGGGGTGCCATGGAAATCTTTTACATAGGCACGGATCCGAAATGTCAGGAGCGCGGTATCGGTCTGGAAATCACGCAGAAGAGCCTCGAGGTTGCGCGGGGCTTACGCGCTAGAAAACTGAAGCAGATCTGCGTAGCCGATAAAATCGTCAACGAGTACGTGCGACCGGAAGTGGCTTTTGCCGTCGCCGCCTCGATCTTCAGTCAACGAATCATGGAAAAGTTGGATTTCGAAACACTCGCCGAGGTGCGGTATGAAGATTACATACGTGGCGGCAAAAAGATGTCCGACAGGATAGGCAATGTCCACAAGACTGCCACATTAACCGCCCGCAAGCTCTGACAACGTCGAATTTTATTCTGGACTTTACATAAACGTAGTCATTcgcttttatatcaaaataaaagcaTTAGTATCTAAAATTCGCTCcaaagagagggaaagattgtattttaattaaaaggttGTCAGGAGAaccagaaatattaaaaatcgcataaatttaaaacaaactcttataaataatgtcagcatgtaaatttctttaattattttatcggttaattttttagaacatTAAACAAAGTTCAAGATTCACTataaatcagaaaatatttatatatctacgtACAAAAACCAGTGAAAGTGAAACTAGTTGGCGTGTTCACTGTTatgtaaattgttaaaaatgcattaaaaattatctttactAGTTAACCCCATAACAGTAGTTTCACTATCCATCCCTTCGCTCATTTCTTCTACACTGTAAAAAGAATCTGTAAAATTCTATGCATaagtgcaaaaattattattgtatacatTTGCATTGTGAATTTTAccatttttgcatttataattttacattcttttacAGTGTGCTAATTGTAACGCAAACAGAGAAAGATTTAGTTAACCAATTTATTGTTAGCTGACATTGATGAAGTTAATTGTAACTGAATTTTTCGGGTaggaaaaaagatataacaataactttttatataagtaaatacatatatatatatatgtatatatgtatattagcacatttaatatatcatatcCACGACCGGAAGCGCTCACAACAGCGATATATGGAGACGGCATCACAAATTTTGAGCGAAGCTTCTCGTTTTTGTATATTACCTCCCACAAaattacgcgacgcgacgtgacgTGCGTCGTTAACAAATTTCAAGCGAAATATCGGACGACAAGTAGCGTATATTATTTTCGACAATTTACAACGTCTCGACCGCGATTATTGCGATTACATCTACAGGTGCTTCGATAAAGCCGCAGAAGATGATAACAGTCATCATATACAAATAATGCAATGTTAGATTCCGCGTTTTCGCGGATATTAACATGTTCATAACAGCCGACGACGGAATCATTGTGTAGAAATAACTAGTCTATTGCTTACAACTTACAATATTCATTTTCGTGTTCGAGAAATTATCAGTTAATTGCCATTAATGGccacaatctttttttttttctaaaaataatacgcGCGTATTTTCTCTGAAGGTTTTACAATCAGAACTTTGCGCAATGCATTATCGGGAAGACACccattatataattagattattaataaaatcactTTAAAGCGTCGATATCTGAAGGGAATGCAGTAGAGGTACAATCATCCACTGTCATTCTGACATCatcgaagaaaacttgctattccacttcttaattttcttaatttagtAACGCTTTGtgtaacatttttgtattattgatCACGAAAATTCTCAAGGCATGAAAAAAAGCATTacggaaattaataatttgataaaatggtataataaataaagattaaagtaCATTATCACTACTATTAAAGTGATTTCTTCATACgttgctttataataaatatccacaTCTCTTGTCTTTCTAGGAAAGAGAGTT
The Temnothorax longispinosus isolate EJ_2023e chromosome 7, Tlon_JGU_v1, whole genome shotgun sequence DNA segment above includes these coding regions:
- the LOC139815719 gene encoding arylalkylamine N-acetyltransferase 1; the encoded protein is MPACLGTDRTGALEFRMLTKDRIEDALTVQQHSMRQECIAIGMGMYEDPGAPEEMQLVFREVIKDGCTVIAVDRSDRVVAVAFNKLHVPPQPEETDPLGLFIESNIKHRSCRDLIEFIDDIESRVDVFGKYNARGAMEIFYIGTDPKCQERGIGLEITQKSLEVARGLRARKLKQICVADKIVNEYVRPEVAFAVAASIFSQRIMEKLDFETLAEVRYEDYIRGGKKMSDRIGNVHKTATLTARKL